In one Fundulus heteroclitus isolate FHET01 chromosome 3, MU-UCD_Fhet_4.1, whole genome shotgun sequence genomic region, the following are encoded:
- the rbm12ba gene encoding RNA binding motif protein 12Ba has translation MTTILRLEGLDVNAGTKDIRGFFEALHIPDGGVYIVGGSLGEAFIAFGTESEAQLALQRSGNLLKGSMVTLHLSSMEEMEKKLEKSLKEKRTLLTVRKPKAANETSRPHADINRHKKPKSGSDGVDTTKARLVSSPRDGTAVSSSAAFPLDPDTADLPASNALQRHLSPANRPASDGPLDTGTAFLLGVCTVLKGLASTQTAGLTFEFPKADGGTALSDKVSNPEHASDSRPGYVRLFGLPASTTKDDICKFFKGLHVQEAIVNVELGISRGSLVKFASKQEATDALGFNQQLLGSTSVEVRGADEKMWEGALQECRNAIDDWSESRKRFPKERSRHERKSVSSLPIKRKPDNQVQFKPFKKPKPDGGPDASLSKPSEYRVMVRNLPRNITKTDIKELFGCPGMPHKDVLHLLDETRSLTDTAFLAFKRPEDFDYAINLSGCHVGSGNIEVTPITKNVMWEMMAKNHPRNQRTGPTDPRLHGRLRKPDPLKTEAPQGEGPERAARRHVFIRNMPANVKRSQIRSLFCKFNLCLGDIVLLQDGEGGSRGEAVVTFESEEQAALAQTMHGEEFLGTKVLLTRINVEQKEKILNS, from the coding sequence ATGACCACAATCCTCAGATTAGAAGGCCTGGACGTGAACGCAGGCACTAAAGATATACGGGGGTTCTTTGAAGCCTTGCACATACCCGATGGAGGAGTTTACATTGTGGGAGGAAGTCTCGGTGAGGCTTTTATCGCATTTGGCACTGAAAGCGAGGCACAGCTCGCCTTGCAGCGCTCTGGAAACCTCCTCAAAGGCTCTATGGTAACTCTTCACCTCAGCAGCATGGAAGAGATGGAGAAGAAACTGGAGAAGTCCTTAAAGGAGAAGAGAACTCTGCTCACCGTAAGGAAACCTAAAGCTGCAAACGAAACGTCAAGGCCGCACGCTGATATCAACAGACACAAGAAGCCCAAATCCGGGTCAGACGGTGTTGATACAACTAAGGCGAGGCTCGTCTCCAGCCCACGTGATGGTACTGCAGTTTCATCTTCAGCCGCCTTTCCTCTTGATCCTGACACCGCCGATCTGCCGGCTTCCAACGCGCTGCAACGCCACCTGAGTCCAGCCAACAGGCCGGCTTCAGACGGACCTCTGGACACCGGCACAGCTTTTCTCCTCGGAGTCTGCACCGTCCTTAAAGGTCTCGCGTCCACTCAGACCGCCGGGCTGACATTTGAGTTTCCCAAGGCCGACGGCGGCACAGCTTTATCCGACAAGGTCAGCAACCCGGAGCACGCCTCGGACTCGAGGCCGGGCTACGTGCGGCTCTTCGGCCTGCCAGCTTCAACTACGAAAGACGACATATGCAAGTTTTTCAAAGGGCTGCATGTGCAAGAAGCGATAGTCAACGTTGAACTGGGAATCAGTCGCGGCTCCCTCGTGAAGTTTGCAAGTAAACAAGAGGCGACTGATGCGCTTGGCTTCAACCAGCAACTGCTGGGCTCCACCAGTGTGGAGGTACGTGGAGCGGATGAAAAAATGTGGGAAGGAGCTCTTCAAGAATGTAGAAATGCTATCGACGACTGGTCGGAGAGCCGCAAACGTTTTCCAAAGGAGAGATCACGGCATGAGAGGAAATCTGTTTCTTCTCTGCCGATCAAGAGGAAGCCAGACAATCAGGTTCAGTTTAAACCGTTTAAAAAGCCAAAACCCGACGGTGGACCCGATGCTTCGTTATCAAAACCCTCCGAGTACAGAGTCATGGTCAGGAACCTTCCAAGAAACATCACCAAGACCGATATAAAAGAGCTGTTTGGATGCCCCGGCATGCCGCACAAAGACGTGCTCCACCTGCTCGACGAAACACGCAGCCTCACCGACACGGCTTTCCTGGCTTTTAAACGCCCGGAGGACTTTGACTACGCCATCAACCTCTCCGGCTGCCACGTGGGCTCTGGTAACATCGAGGTGACGCCGATCACCAAGAACGTCATGTGGGAGATGATGGCCAAAAACCACCCCAGAAATCAGAGGACCGGTCCGACTGATCCACGATTACACGGCCGCCTCAGAAAACCGGACCCCTTAAAGACCGAAGCGCCGCAGGGAGAGGGTCCGGAGAGAGCGGCGCGCCGGCACGTTTTTATCAGAAACATGCCTGCAAATGTGAAGAGAAGTCAAATCCGGAGCCTGTTCTGTAAATTCAATCTGTGCTTGGGTGATATCGTGCTGCTACAGGACGGCGAGGGCGGCAGCAGGGGCGAGGCCGTGGTGACGTTTGAATCCGAAGAGCAGGCGGCGCTGGCCCAGACGATGCACGGCGAAGAGTTCCTGGGGACCAAAGTGCTTCTGACGCGCATAAACGTGGAGCAAAAGGAGAAGATTCTGAACAGCTGA